From Verrucomicrobia bacterium S94, the proteins below share one genomic window:
- the speA gene encoding biosynthetic arginine decarboxylase, which produces MKTESTAWSPEQSAEIYGINNWGTDYFSVSDAGEVIVHPHGNGTGISLRHIVDGLIDRGLNMPVLLRFSDILDARIKLLHEGFGRAIQEFEYEGNYRGVYPIKVNQQQQVLEEITAFGARYHHGLEAGSKPELIAALSYMHDPEAYLICNGYKDEEFVDLGLYACKMGLQCIFVVETPSELELIINRSKTLDIPPKIGVRLKLSTQASGHWNHSGGERSVFGLNPSQVCDVVDLLKEVNMLDCLQLLHYHVGSQIPNIRDIREAVVEACRVYIGLVKEGAPMGILDLGGGLAVDYDGSQGDTEASRNYNLDEYCVAIVENLVSTLAETGVPHPDIVTESGRATVAYYSVLLFNILDESRFEISDLPTELPENAHELLHNLMAVVKVVNKRNAQECFHDAFYYRDEIHERFKRGTMTLRDRALAGTIFWHIITRIAKLTGQMDYVPSELRKLPSMLADIYYGNFSLFQSLPDVWAIDQLFPIMPIHRLNEKPTREVVLADITCDCDGKIDRFVGQYTTRDSLPLHNLTDDEYYLGVFLVGAYQETLGDLHNLLGDTNVITVEVDREGHLNYSRELEGDSVADVLSYVEYDPKNIIRRIRKLAETAVRNDAITAKERRNIMDAFENGMRGYTYFER; this is translated from the coding sequence TTGAAAACGGAATCTACAGCATGGTCGCCGGAACAGTCGGCGGAAATTTACGGTATCAACAACTGGGGTACAGATTACTTCAGTGTATCCGATGCCGGCGAGGTGATTGTTCACCCGCACGGAAACGGCACCGGCATATCTCTTCGCCATATTGTGGACGGTTTAATCGACCGAGGGCTGAATATGCCGGTTCTGTTGCGGTTTTCCGACATCCTTGACGCACGGATCAAACTCCTGCACGAAGGTTTCGGCCGGGCGATTCAGGAGTTTGAATACGAAGGAAACTACCGTGGTGTCTATCCGATTAAAGTGAACCAGCAACAGCAGGTGCTCGAAGAAATCACGGCATTCGGTGCCCGCTACCATCACGGTCTAGAAGCCGGCAGTAAACCGGAACTGATCGCGGCCCTCTCCTACATGCACGATCCCGAAGCCTACCTCATCTGCAACGGTTATAAAGATGAGGAGTTTGTCGACCTCGGCCTTTATGCCTGCAAAATGGGCCTGCAGTGCATCTTTGTGGTGGAAACCCCGTCGGAGCTCGAACTGATCATCAACCGCTCCAAAACCCTGGATATACCGCCGAAAATCGGCGTCCGTCTCAAACTCTCCACTCAGGCATCCGGGCACTGGAACCACTCCGGCGGTGAGCGCAGTGTCTTCGGGCTGAATCCTTCGCAGGTGTGTGACGTCGTCGATCTCCTGAAAGAAGTCAACATGCTCGACTGCCTCCAGCTGCTGCACTATCACGTCGGTTCGCAGATCCCCAATATCCGGGATATTCGTGAAGCAGTCGTCGAAGCCTGTCGCGTCTATATCGGTCTGGTGAAAGAAGGCGCCCCCATGGGCATCCTCGACCTTGGCGGCGGCCTGGCGGTTGACTATGACGGATCACAGGGCGATACCGAAGCAAGCAGGAACTATAATCTCGACGAATACTGCGTAGCGATCGTGGAAAACCTGGTCAGTACGCTGGCCGAAACCGGCGTGCCCCATCCCGACATCGTCACCGAATCGGGGCGCGCAACGGTTGCCTATTATTCTGTACTGCTGTTCAACATTCTCGACGAGAGCCGTTTCGAAATCAGCGATCTGCCTACTGAACTCCCCGAAAACGCTCACGAACTGCTGCACAACCTGATGGCCGTAGTCAAAGTGGTCAACAAGCGCAACGCACAGGAATGCTTCCACGACGCCTTTTACTACCGCGACGAAATTCACGAACGATTCAAACGCGGTACCATGACCCTGCGAGACCGCGCGCTGGCCGGCACCATTTTCTGGCACATTATCACCCGCATAGCAAAACTCACCGGACAGATGGATTATGTGCCCAGCGAGCTGCGCAAACTGCCTTCCATGCTGGCCGATATTTACTACGGTAACTTCAGCCTGTTTCAATCGCTGCCCGATGTCTGGGCCATCGATCAGCTTTTTCCGATCATGCCGATCCACCGGCTCAATGAAAAACCGACCCGCGAAGTAGTGCTGGCCGATATTACCTGCGACTGCGACGGTAAAATCGACCGCTTTGTCGGGCAGTACACCACCCGCGATTCGCTTCCGCTGCATAACCTGACAGATGATGAATATTATCTCGGCGTCTTTCTTGTCGGAGCCTATCAGGAAACCCTCGGCGATCTGCACAACCTGCTGGGCGACACCAACGTCATCACCGTGGAAGTCGACCGCGAAGGACATTTGAATTATTCCCGGGAACTCGAAGGCGACTCAGTGGCCGACGTTTTATCCTACGTGGAATACGACCCGAAAAACATAATCCGCCGCATCCGGAAACTGGCGGAAACCGCCGTCCGCAACGATGCGATTACTGCGAAAGAGCGCCGCAACATCATGGATGCTTTCGAAAACGGTATGCGCGGATACACCTACTTCGAACGGTGA